A region of Ovis canadensis isolate MfBH-ARS-UI-01 breed Bighorn chromosome 19, ARS-UI_OviCan_v2, whole genome shotgun sequence DNA encodes the following proteins:
- the CSPG5 gene encoding chondroitin sulfate proteoglycan 5 isoform X1, producing MGRAEGGGPGRGPPPLLLLLGVTLVLASGAAPVPEAGSAVEADTPVKSVPAWEPRANDTREKAGPPAAGKDETSRTAPGGEQALVGPGVGAEEALEASAAVTGTAWLEAESPGLGGVTAEAGSGDTQALPATLPTPDEALGPSSTSAATFEATEASEPPSPTPGDKPSPGPELPKESPMEVWLNLGGSTPDPHGPEPTYPFQGTLEPHPASDIIDIDYFEGLDGEGRGADLGSFPGSPGTSEHHPDPGGETPSWSLLDLYDDFTPFDESDFYPTTSFYDDLDEEEEEEEDKDAVGGGDLEDENDLVPTEKPGLGPGTGQPTSRWHAVPPQHTLGMVPGSSIALRPRPGEPGRDLAPSENGTVCRSGFVRHNGSCRSVCDLFPSYCHNGGQCYLVENIGAFCRCNTQDYIWHKGMRCESIITDFQVMCVAVGSAALVLLLLFMMTVFFAKKLYLLKTENTKLRRTNKFRTPSELHNDNFSLSTIAEGSHPNDDSSAPHKIQEALKSCLKEEEPFNIQNSMSPKLEGGKGDPADLEVNCLQNNLT from the exons ATGGGCCGAGCCGAGGGCGGGGGCCCGGGCCGGGGGCcaccgccgctgctgctgcttctggggGTTACGCTGGTGCTCGCTTCTGGGGCCGCGCCGG tGCCTGAGGCGGGCAGCGCCGTCGAGGCAGACACGCCTGTGAAGAGCGTCCCGGCGTGGGAGCCGCGTGCTAACGACACGCGGGAGAAGGCCGGCCCACCAGCAGCTGGGAAAGATGAGACTTCTCGGACTGCGCCCGGCGGAGAGCAGGCCTTGGTGGGCCCTGGGGTCGGGGCTGAGGAGGCGCTGGAGGCGTCGGCGGCGGTGACAGGCACAGCCTGGCTGGAGGCCGAGAGCCCAGGCCTGGGCGGAGTGACCGCAGAGGCGGGCAGCGGCGACACCCAGGCCCTTCCAGCCACGCTTCCGACTCCCGACGAGGCCCTTGGGCCGTCCTCGACGTCCGCAGCCACCTTCGAGGCTACGGAAGCCAGTgaaccaccctcccccacccctggcgaCAAGCCAAGCCCAGGCCCTGAACTCCCCAAGGAGAGCCCCATGGAGGTTTGGCTGAACCTGGGAGGCAGCACACCTGACCCTCACGGGCCGGAGCCCACGTACCCCTTTCAGGGCACACTGGAGCCCCACCCAGCATCAGATATAATTGACATCGACTACTTCGAAGGATTGGATGGTGAGGGCCGTGGCGCCGACCTGGGGAGCTTCCCTGGGTCGCCAGGTACCTCAGAGCACCACCCTGATCCCGGGGGAGAGACCCCTTCCTGGAGCCTGCTTGACTTATACGATGACTTCACTCCCTTTGATGAGTCTGATTTCTACCCTACTACATCCTTCTATGATGACTTggatgaagaggaggaagaagaggaggacaaGGATGCAGTGGGAGGTGGAGACCTGGAAGATGAAAATGACCTAGTGCCCACTGAGAAGCCTGGTCTGGGGCCCGGGACAGGCCAGCCCACCAGTCGGTGGCACGCTGTCCCTCCACAGCATACTCTGGGCATGGTCCCGGGCAGCAGCATTGCCCTCAGGCCCCGCCCAGGAGAGCCAGGCAGGGACCTGGCCCCTAGCGAGAATGGCACTGTGTGCCGCAGTGGCTTTGTGAGACATAACGGCTCCTGCCGGTCAGTGTGCGACCTCTTCCCAAGTTACTGTCACAATGGCGGCCAGTGCTACCTGGTGGAGAACATTGGGGCCTTCTGCAG GTGCAACACGCAGGACTACATCTGGCACAAGGGGATGCGCTGCGAATCCATCATCACCGACTTCCAGGTGATGTGCGTGGCCGTCGGCTCGGCCGCCCTTGTGCTGCTCCTGCTGTTCATGATGACGGTGTTCTTCGCCAAGAAGCTCTACCTGCTCAAGACCGAGAATACCAAGCTGCGCAGGACCAA CAAATTCCGGACCCCATCTGAGCTCCACAATGATAACTTCTCCCTGTCCACCATTGCCGAGGGCTCTCACCCAAAC
- the CSPG5 gene encoding chondroitin sulfate proteoglycan 5 isoform X2, with the protein MGRAEGGGPGRGPPPLLLLLGVTLVLASGAAPVPEAGSAVEADTPVKSVPAWEPRANDTREKAGPPAAGKDETSRTAPGGEQALVGPGVGAEEALEASAAVTGTAWLEAESPGLGGVTAEAGSGDTQALPATLPTPDEALGPSSTSAATFEATEASEPPSPTPGDKPSPGPELPKESPMEVWLNLGGSTPDPHGPEPTYPFQGTLEPHPASDIIDIDYFEGLDGEGRGADLGSFPGSPGTSEHHPDPGGETPSWSLLDLYDDFTPFDESDFYPTTSFYDDLDEEEEEEEDKDAVGGGDLEDENDLVPTEKPGLGPGTGQPTSRWHAVPPQHTLGMVPGSSIALRPRPGEPGRDLAPSENGTVCRSGFVRHNGSCRSVCDLFPSYCHNGGQCYLVENIGAFCRCNTQDYIWHKGMRCESIITDFQVMCVAVGSAALVLLLLFMMTVFFAKKLYLLKTENTKLRRTNKFRTPSELHNDNFSLSTIAEGSHPNKSDLVIVKILCTDSEDSYHLMMKWSPGHCFSHRSDC; encoded by the exons ATGGGCCGAGCCGAGGGCGGGGGCCCGGGCCGGGGGCcaccgccgctgctgctgcttctggggGTTACGCTGGTGCTCGCTTCTGGGGCCGCGCCGG tGCCTGAGGCGGGCAGCGCCGTCGAGGCAGACACGCCTGTGAAGAGCGTCCCGGCGTGGGAGCCGCGTGCTAACGACACGCGGGAGAAGGCCGGCCCACCAGCAGCTGGGAAAGATGAGACTTCTCGGACTGCGCCCGGCGGAGAGCAGGCCTTGGTGGGCCCTGGGGTCGGGGCTGAGGAGGCGCTGGAGGCGTCGGCGGCGGTGACAGGCACAGCCTGGCTGGAGGCCGAGAGCCCAGGCCTGGGCGGAGTGACCGCAGAGGCGGGCAGCGGCGACACCCAGGCCCTTCCAGCCACGCTTCCGACTCCCGACGAGGCCCTTGGGCCGTCCTCGACGTCCGCAGCCACCTTCGAGGCTACGGAAGCCAGTgaaccaccctcccccacccctggcgaCAAGCCAAGCCCAGGCCCTGAACTCCCCAAGGAGAGCCCCATGGAGGTTTGGCTGAACCTGGGAGGCAGCACACCTGACCCTCACGGGCCGGAGCCCACGTACCCCTTTCAGGGCACACTGGAGCCCCACCCAGCATCAGATATAATTGACATCGACTACTTCGAAGGATTGGATGGTGAGGGCCGTGGCGCCGACCTGGGGAGCTTCCCTGGGTCGCCAGGTACCTCAGAGCACCACCCTGATCCCGGGGGAGAGACCCCTTCCTGGAGCCTGCTTGACTTATACGATGACTTCACTCCCTTTGATGAGTCTGATTTCTACCCTACTACATCCTTCTATGATGACTTggatgaagaggaggaagaagaggaggacaaGGATGCAGTGGGAGGTGGAGACCTGGAAGATGAAAATGACCTAGTGCCCACTGAGAAGCCTGGTCTGGGGCCCGGGACAGGCCAGCCCACCAGTCGGTGGCACGCTGTCCCTCCACAGCATACTCTGGGCATGGTCCCGGGCAGCAGCATTGCCCTCAGGCCCCGCCCAGGAGAGCCAGGCAGGGACCTGGCCCCTAGCGAGAATGGCACTGTGTGCCGCAGTGGCTTTGTGAGACATAACGGCTCCTGCCGGTCAGTGTGCGACCTCTTCCCAAGTTACTGTCACAATGGCGGCCAGTGCTACCTGGTGGAGAACATTGGGGCCTTCTGCAG GTGCAACACGCAGGACTACATCTGGCACAAGGGGATGCGCTGCGAATCCATCATCACCGACTTCCAGGTGATGTGCGTGGCCGTCGGCTCGGCCGCCCTTGTGCTGCTCCTGCTGTTCATGATGACGGTGTTCTTCGCCAAGAAGCTCTACCTGCTCAAGACCGAGAATACCAAGCTGCGCAGGACCAA CAAATTCCGGACCCCATCTGAGCTCCACAATGATAACTTCTCCCTGTCCACCATTGCCGAGGGCTCTCACCCAAAC AAGTCAGACTTGGTCATAGTCAAGATCTTGTGCACTGACAGTGAAGACAGTTACCACCTTATGATGAAGTGGAGCCCTGGCCATTGCTTCAGCCACCGCAGTGACTGCTGA